The genomic segment CAGAACTCCGCGGTTATTTAATTTCCGGAAGCATTCATTGAAGAATCTTGTGGTTTCCTCTTTCGTTTGGTGCATGATTACGTGAAAGCAGAAGATACAATCAAATTCAGTATCAAAAGGAATGTTTGAGATTTCTCCGGCAGCCGTTATTTTTTGCGGATGTTTTTTTGCAGCAATGGCGAGCATCTTTTCGCTGAAGTCTGTACCGTGGGTGGCAAACTCCAGCAACCGTCCCGTTCCACATCCCAGATCCAGAACTTTCTGATATTTTTTACCTCTGAAAAAAGAATTCAGAAATGCTTTTTCCTGCTGGTCAATATATTTCCCGTAGGAATTTTCAAAGCGGTTTTCATCGTAAGTGTCGGCAAGGTGATCATAGTATTCATGGATACTGTTATTCATGATTTGAGTTTCTTTATATAAAAATAAATAA from the Chryseobacterium phocaeense genome contains:
- a CDS encoding class I SAM-dependent DNA methyltransferase; amino-acid sequence: MNNSIHEYYDHLADTYDENRFENSYGKYIDQQEKAFLNSFFRGKKYQKVLDLGCGTGRLLEFATHGTDFSEKMLAIAAKKHPQKITAAGEISNIPFDTEFDCIFCFHVIMHQTKEETTRFFNECFRKLNNRGVLIFDFPTKARRKTISPQEDWHAGNSFTSQEVSILTDSQWNLKSTTGVLLFPVHRLPKSLRKFFLPLDILLCRSFLKKWASYHIVVLEKK